One stretch of Anaerolineae bacterium DNA includes these proteins:
- the nadC gene encoding carboxylating nicotinate-nucleotide diphosphorylase, whose translation MVAPEITPEILQIIRRALDEDIGPGDVTSQWTLPAELELEGKLLAKADGVVAGLAVAAAVFHLVDERVRFISLCQDGQRARAGDVLAVVQGPARAVLGAERTALNFLQRMSGIATAARRYVDAVAGTGAVILDTRKTAPGLRVLDKWAVRLGGGQNHRFGLFDMVLIKDNHIAAAGGITQAVARVRAHNQAGLPVEVEVKSLTELEEALAIQPPLDRIMLDNMDLETMRRAVEMTAGRVPLEASGGVSLERVRAIAETGVDYISVGALTHSVTALDISLEVEPLQR comes from the coding sequence ATGGTCGCGCCGGAGATCACGCCGGAAATCCTGCAGATCATCCGACGGGCGCTGGATGAAGATATCGGGCCGGGCGATGTCACCAGCCAGTGGACCCTGCCGGCGGAGCTGGAGCTGGAGGGCAAACTGCTGGCCAAGGCGGATGGGGTGGTCGCCGGCCTGGCAGTAGCGGCGGCGGTCTTCCACCTGGTGGATGAGCGGGTGCGCTTCATATCCCTGTGCCAGGATGGGCAGAGAGCCCGCGCCGGCGATGTCCTGGCGGTGGTCCAAGGGCCGGCCCGGGCTGTTCTGGGGGCGGAGCGCACGGCCCTCAACTTCCTCCAGCGCATGTCGGGCATTGCCACCGCGGCGCGCCGCTATGTGGATGCGGTGGCCGGCACCGGCGCCGTCATCCTGGACACGCGCAAGACCGCGCCCGGACTGCGGGTGCTGGACAAATGGGCGGTGCGCCTGGGCGGGGGGCAGAATCACCGCTTCGGGCTGTTCGACATGGTGCTGATCAAGGACAACCACATCGCGGCCGCCGGCGGCATCACCCAGGCGGTGGCGCGCGTGCGGGCCCATAATCAGGCCGGCCTGCCCGTCGAGGTGGAGGTGAAGTCGCTGACGGAGCTGGAAGAGGCGCTGGCCATCCAGCCGCCGTTGGACCGCATCATGCTGGACAACATGGACCTGGAGACCATGCGGCGGGCGGTGGAGATGACCGCCGGCCGCGTCCCTCTGGAGGCCTCGGGCGGCGTGTCCCTGGAGCGGGTGCGTGCCATTGCGGAGACCGGCGTGGACTACATTTCCGTCGGGGCGCTGACCCATTCTGTCACAGCGCTGGATATCAGCCTGGAGGTCGAGCCCCTTCAGCGGTAA
- the nadA gene encoding quinolinate synthase NadA: MRLPAEYVGLPREEALERTAIARQKLGRDVVILGHHYQSDDIIRFADFRGDSLELSRLAAQQKEAKYIVFCGVSFMAETAAMLCAPHQAVLMPAMEAPCPMAMMASVADAEVAWRHVAGAWGEENIVPVTYQNSSAELKAFCGRHGGAVCTSANARAVFRWAMDQGKRILFFPDEWLGKNTALALGYSLEQVAVWDPGAPFGGDPDLDHAQIVVWKGYCHVHTHFTVAHVEEARRRYPGCIVIVHPECPVPVVQAADLNGSTSYIIKQVEAAPAGSTFVVGTECNMVYRLDREQPDKTVVPLAKSFCGTMARTTIAHLLYTLESLLEGRLVGHITVDPETTRWANIALERMLSI; encoded by the coding sequence ATGAGATTGCCGGCTGAATATGTGGGACTGCCGCGAGAAGAAGCGCTGGAGAGAACCGCGATCGCCCGCCAGAAGCTGGGCCGGGACGTGGTGATCCTCGGCCATCATTACCAAAGCGATGATATCATCCGCTTCGCCGATTTTCGCGGCGATTCGCTGGAGCTGTCGCGCCTGGCGGCCCAGCAGAAAGAGGCCAAATATATCGTTTTCTGCGGGGTGAGCTTTATGGCGGAGACCGCCGCCATGCTGTGCGCGCCGCACCAGGCGGTGCTGATGCCGGCGATGGAGGCCCCCTGTCCCATGGCGATGATGGCCTCGGTGGCCGACGCGGAGGTCGCCTGGCGCCATGTCGCCGGCGCCTGGGGGGAGGAGAACATCGTGCCCGTCACCTATCAGAACTCCAGTGCCGAGCTGAAGGCCTTCTGCGGCCGGCACGGCGGCGCGGTCTGCACCTCGGCCAACGCGCGCGCCGTCTTCCGCTGGGCCATGGACCAGGGCAAGCGCATACTCTTCTTCCCGGATGAATGGCTGGGCAAGAACACGGCCCTCGCCCTGGGCTATTCCCTGGAGCAGGTTGCCGTATGGGACCCGGGTGCGCCCTTTGGGGGCGATCCCGATCTGGATCACGCCCAGATCGTGGTCTGGAAGGGATACTGCCACGTGCACACGCATTTCACGGTGGCCCATGTGGAGGAGGCTCGCCGGCGCTATCCCGGCTGTATCGTCATCGTCCATCCCGAATGCCCGGTGCCGGTGGTGCAGGCGGCGGACCTGAACGGCTCCACCTCGTACATCATCAAGCAGGTGGAGGCGGCGCCGGCCGGCAGTACCTTCGTCGTCGGCACCGAATGCAACATGGTCTACCGCCTGGATCGCGAACAGCCGGACAAGACCGTGGTGCCCCTGGCCAAATCCTTCTGCGGCACCATGGCCCGCACCACCATTGCCCATCTGCTGTACACCCTGGAGAGCCTGCTGGAGGGCCGGCTGGTGGGACACATCACCGTGGACCCGGAGACCACGCGCTGGGCAAACATCGCCCTCGAGCGCATGCTCTCCATCTGA
- the nadB gene encoding L-aspartate oxidase: MGEHILTDILVIGSGISGCVAALTAAERAPDRHILVITNPTDPRESSTYYAQGGIIGLGPKDSPELLMEDLMRAGDYCNDPKAVALLAHEGPRLVREFLIDRLGVSFSERPDEELEYIREAAHSTERILHVADATGRAIEERAIEALKACPNITLLAGHTAVDLITPAHHSRNPQAVYAPLTCVGAYVFNQSTGHVEPILARKTILATGGLGRIFLHTTNPPSARGDGLAMAHRAGARIINAQYVQFHPTAFYKRGASLFLISEAVRGAGARLLNIYGEPFMHKYAPQWKELAPRDEVARAIHREMLATGADHVYLDLRSVMSPEAIRQRFPTIYQNCLENGVDITRDLIPVVPAAHYFCGGVWVDDKGRSSIRDLYAVGEVSCTGVHGANRLGSASLLEGLTWGYRAGIDAVETLGDYQASPDDVPPWSEEGLIYTADPALIHQDMVTIQHIMWNYVGLVRSARRLERAIDDLLHLQREIDRFYRTTWLTDGLIGLRNSVEAALIVAWAAWEAKESHGCHYRED, translated from the coding sequence ATGGGCGAGCACATCCTGACCGACATCCTGGTCATCGGGAGCGGCATCAGCGGCTGTGTGGCGGCGCTGACGGCGGCGGAGCGCGCCCCGGACCGCCATATCCTGGTCATCACGAACCCGACGGACCCGCGCGAGTCGAGCACCTATTACGCCCAGGGAGGCATCATTGGCCTGGGACCGAAAGATTCGCCGGAGCTGTTGATGGAAGACCTGATGCGCGCCGGCGACTACTGCAACGACCCGAAGGCGGTTGCCCTGCTGGCGCACGAAGGGCCTCGCCTGGTGCGGGAGTTCCTCATCGATCGCTTGGGCGTCTCTTTCTCCGAGCGGCCGGATGAGGAGCTGGAGTATATCCGCGAGGCGGCCCATTCCACCGAGCGCATCCTGCACGTGGCGGATGCGACGGGGCGGGCGATCGAGGAGCGGGCCATCGAGGCGTTGAAGGCCTGCCCCAACATCACCCTGCTGGCCGGCCACACGGCGGTGGACCTCATCACGCCGGCGCACCACTCCCGCAACCCGCAGGCCGTCTATGCGCCTCTCACCTGTGTGGGCGCGTACGTCTTTAACCAGAGCACCGGCCATGTGGAGCCGATCCTGGCGCGCAAGACCATCCTAGCGACCGGTGGTCTGGGGCGCATCTTCCTGCACACCACCAACCCGCCCAGCGCCCGCGGCGACGGCCTGGCGATGGCCCACCGCGCCGGCGCCCGCATTATCAATGCCCAGTACGTGCAGTTCCATCCCACCGCCTTTTACAAGCGCGGCGCCTCGCTGTTCCTGATTTCGGAGGCAGTGCGGGGGGCCGGCGCCCGCCTGCTCAATATCTATGGCGAGCCCTTTATGCACAAGTATGCCCCGCAGTGGAAGGAGCTGGCCCCGCGCGACGAGGTAGCGCGCGCCATCCATCGCGAGATGCTGGCGACCGGCGCCGACCATGTCTATCTCGACCTGCGCTCCGTCATGTCGCCGGAGGCCATCCGCCAGCGCTTCCCGACCATTTACCAGAACTGCCTGGAGAACGGCGTGGACATCACCCGTGACCTCATCCCGGTGGTGCCGGCGGCACACTATTTCTGCGGCGGTGTCTGGGTGGATGATAAGGGCCGTTCCAGCATCCGCGACCTCTATGCCGTCGGGGAGGTCTCCTGCACCGGCGTGCACGGCGCCAACCGCCTGGGCAGTGCCTCACTGCTCGAGGGTCTGACCTGGGGCTACCGCGCCGGCATCGACGCGGTGGAGACCCTGGGCGATTATCAGGCTTCCCCGGACGATGTCCCGCCCTGGAGCGAGGAAGGGCTGATCTACACCGCCGACCCGGCGCTGATCCATCAGGACATGGTGACCATCCAGCACATCATGTGGAACTATGTGGGGCTGGTGCGGAGCGCGCGCCGGCTGGAGCGTGCCATTGACGACCTCCTGCACCTTCAGCGGGAGATCGACCGCTTCTACCGCACCACGTGGCTGACGGACGGGCTGATCGGCCTGCGCAACAGCGTCGAGGCGGCGCTCATCGTGGCCTGGGCGGCCTGGGAGGCGAAGGAAAGCCACGGTTGTCACTATCGGGAAGATTGA